A DNA window from Akkermansiaceae bacterium contains the following coding sequences:
- a CDS encoding site-specific integrase, with protein MKQTAKFSRSKVENLFRHRAGNYYAVVKVDGKIRRQSLQTDDYNLAKERLAAVLEDLRGATAAKTAGTLRAAIVDEAHRDDATLKQTTKHYYQQIAKSLLLVSDTIPSRPADKALPRVTLADLRPWLDKYAALASRTRYNGALALLRRTYQRSIEARQITRNLPDDLSRLNPIVAHRDIPSAEEFAIIVEEIASQRKRSSKATAAVVRLLAATGLRISEAQALRWKDISEDALTVRTAKNDALRRVPLTGAARTVLLELRKLFAPEPDSHVMPIRSPRIALENACERLKLPHLRVHDLRHIFATRCIEAGVDLPTIASWLGHRDGGILAAKTYGHVISRHSDTQIKKVQI; from the coding sequence ATGAAGCAGACTGCGAAATTCAGCAGGTCGAAAGTGGAGAACTTGTTCAGGCATCGCGCGGGCAATTACTACGCGGTGGTGAAGGTCGATGGCAAGATCCGACGACAGTCTCTTCAAACCGATGACTACAACCTCGCCAAGGAGCGTCTAGCGGCGGTCCTTGAGGATCTTCGCGGCGCTACAGCAGCCAAGACGGCAGGGACACTTCGCGCCGCGATCGTCGACGAGGCCCACCGTGACGACGCGACGCTGAAACAAACCACAAAGCACTACTACCAACAGATCGCCAAGAGCCTCCTGCTCGTCAGCGATACAATCCCTTCGCGACCGGCCGACAAGGCCCTCCCCCGGGTTACCCTTGCTGATCTGCGCCCATGGCTGGACAAATACGCTGCCCTGGCAAGCAGAACACGCTATAATGGGGCACTGGCGCTTCTTCGTCGCACCTATCAACGTTCGATTGAAGCCCGGCAAATCACGAGGAATCTGCCAGACGATTTGAGTCGTCTAAATCCGATAGTCGCCCACCGGGACATTCCTTCGGCTGAGGAGTTCGCAATCATTGTTGAGGAGATCGCTTCCCAGCGGAAGCGATCAAGTAAGGCGACCGCGGCTGTTGTGAGACTGTTAGCGGCCACCGGGCTGAGGATAAGCGAGGCCCAAGCACTTAGGTGGAAGGACATCAGCGAGGATGCATTGACCGTGCGCACGGCGAAGAATGATGCCCTCCGTCGTGTGCCTCTCACTGGAGCAGCAAGAACGGTTCTTCTTGAACTTCGGAAACTTTTTGCGCCTGAACCCGATTCCCACGTAATGCCTATCCGATCACCTCGCATCGCCCTTGAAAATGCATGTGAACGCCTGAAATTACCCCATCTCAGAGTGCACGACCTTCGGCACATTTTCGCCACTCGTTGCATCGAAGCCGGGGTGGACCTGCCAACCATAGCGTCTTGGTTGGGGCACAGAGATGGTGGAATTTTGGCCGCGAAGACGTATGGCCATGTCATCTCGCGCCATTCAGATACCCAAATCAAAAAAGTGCAAATTTGA
- a CDS encoding metallophosphoesterase, with protein MSFSRRRFLTLGLPALGAAPLMAAPGSPAPQLRFGVIADPQYVDAPPAGTRHYRASLGKLDACIAELNRHDLAFVITLGDLIDRDFASFDPVLERYARLKAPHRIVLGNHDFAVADADKPRVLGKVGLSSAHYSFSHGPWRIVVIDGTEVSTYRHPAADPRTAEAKQRLAALAAKKANNAREWNGALGDAQLRWLDGELTAAGNAGQRVIICGHFPLLPADDSHRLWNSGEIVALLGRHPHVAAYFSGHNHKGNYTHEARCHHVNFKGMVETATDNPFAIVDCHPGRLDVTGFGPEPTRKKLV; from the coding sequence ATGTCATTCAGCCGCCGCCGATTTCTCACCCTGGGGCTGCCTGCGCTGGGAGCCGCTCCACTCATGGCGGCACCCGGCAGCCCGGCGCCGCAGCTCCGCTTCGGTGTCATCGCGGATCCCCAGTATGTTGATGCCCCGCCCGCCGGCACCCGCCACTACCGTGCATCGCTCGGAAAGCTGGACGCCTGCATCGCGGAGCTTAACCGGCATGATCTCGCGTTCGTCATCACCCTGGGCGATCTCATCGACCGGGACTTCGCCAGCTTCGATCCCGTGCTGGAGCGCTATGCGAGGCTGAAAGCCCCGCATCGCATCGTCCTGGGCAACCATGACTTTGCCGTGGCGGATGCTGACAAGCCGCGCGTGCTCGGGAAAGTCGGCCTCTCTTCCGCGCACTACAGCTTCTCCCATGGACCATGGCGCATCGTCGTCATCGACGGCACCGAGGTTTCCACCTACCGCCACCCCGCCGCGGATCCGCGCACTGCGGAGGCAAAACAGCGGCTCGCCGCACTGGCTGCGAAAAAGGCCAACAATGCCAGGGAATGGAATGGCGCTCTGGGTGACGCCCAGCTCCGTTGGCTGGACGGGGAGCTGACCGCTGCTGGGAACGCGGGCCAGCGGGTCATCATCTGCGGTCATTTCCCATTGCTGCCCGCTGACGACTCCCACCGCCTCTGGAACTCCGGCGAGATCGTCGCCCTGCTCGGCCGCCATCCGCATGTGGCGGCGTATTTCAGCGGCCATAACCACAAGGGCAATTATACCCACGAGGCGCGCTGCCACCACGTCAACTTCAAGGGCATGGTCGAAACCGCCACCGACAATCCTTTTGCCATCGTGGACTGCCACCCCGGCCGCCTCGACGTCACCGGCTTCGGCCCCGAGCCGACCCGGAAAAAGCTCGTCTGA
- the ccoN gene encoding cytochrome-c oxidase, cbb3-type subunit I, translated as MSNTATITYDDKSVRHFMNASIFWGIIGMIVGVLAATQLSWWQMNGKFLETITFGLVKSEGLSYITFGRIRPLHTNAVIFAFVGNMVFAGVYYSTQRLCRVRTASDLLSKIHFWGWQLIIVGAAVTLPAGLTRGKEYAELIWPLNIAVVVIWVVFGLNFFLTLARRNERSLYVSLWFYIATIVTIAMLYIVNHLSLPTSLLHSYPIFGGVQDGLVQWWYGHNAVAFFLTTPILGIMYYFIPKAADRPVYSYRLSIIHFWALVFIYIWAGPHHLLNTALPRWLQMLGMLFSVMLWAPSWAGMLNGLLTLRGAWDKLRTDPVIKFFAAAVTFYGMATFEGPLLSIRAVNALSHYTDWTVGHVHSGALGWNGFMAAGMFYWLAPRLWRTKLWSTSLANMHFWVGLVGILLYVASMWVAGIMQGLMLAQTNPDGATLKYEFVETLNSINIYYGIRSFGGFLFLTGFLMCAVNIFMTARKGRAEDETVEVTVLEKASKDRMTLSEALSSDPVVHAVLALAFMILWFLLPPHADKAALVVTILLIAKSVSAFRAGKGTWSDYFNRLLENYLPFTVLIFAAAAVGGLVQIIPSLLVNRAVNVEDRVQVPYTPLELAGRDIYVAEGCYNCHSQMIRTLVPDVLRYGPGEDQGYSRLGESIYDHPYQWGSKRTGPDLAREGGALVKDAKLMRSGKRDNLWHFNHFLDPRQMSSGSNMPAYPWLFENKTALKELPAKIAAQARLGVPWPAMTKDGIEQNARDQAMEIASSLVTAGAFLPDKPDLGPEELRRHLSETQIVALIAYVQKIGVYAPVEKPPVKNPTLDPDAHRSSSTR; from the coding sequence ATGTCCAACACCGCCACCATCACCTACGACGACAAGTCGGTCCGCCACTTCATGAACGCCTCGATCTTCTGGGGCATCATCGGCATGATCGTCGGCGTTCTGGCCGCCACGCAGCTTTCGTGGTGGCAGATGAACGGAAAGTTCCTGGAAACGATCACCTTCGGCCTGGTGAAGTCGGAGGGTCTTTCCTACATCACCTTCGGCCGGATCCGCCCGCTGCACACGAACGCGGTGATCTTCGCGTTCGTGGGGAACATGGTGTTCGCGGGCGTCTATTACTCGACCCAACGGTTGTGCCGCGTGAGGACGGCATCCGACCTGCTTTCGAAGATCCACTTCTGGGGCTGGCAGCTCATCATCGTCGGCGCGGCGGTCACCCTGCCCGCAGGCCTGACGCGCGGGAAGGAGTACGCGGAGCTGATCTGGCCTCTGAACATCGCCGTGGTGGTCATCTGGGTGGTGTTCGGCCTGAACTTTTTCCTGACGCTGGCGCGGAGGAACGAGCGGAGCCTGTATGTCTCCCTGTGGTTCTACATCGCCACCATCGTGACGATCGCGATGCTCTACATCGTCAACCACCTGTCGCTGCCGACGTCGCTGCTGCACAGCTACCCGATCTTCGGCGGTGTGCAGGACGGGCTGGTGCAGTGGTGGTACGGGCACAACGCCGTCGCCTTCTTCCTGACGACCCCGATCCTGGGGATCATGTACTATTTCATCCCGAAGGCGGCGGACCGTCCGGTGTATTCCTACCGGCTTTCCATCATCCACTTCTGGGCGCTGGTGTTCATCTACATCTGGGCGGGACCGCACCATCTGTTGAACACGGCGCTGCCGCGCTGGCTGCAGATGCTGGGGATGCTGTTCTCCGTGATGCTGTGGGCGCCGTCCTGGGCGGGCATGCTCAACGGCCTGCTGACGCTGCGCGGGGCGTGGGACAAGCTGCGGACGGACCCGGTGATCAAGTTCTTCGCCGCGGCGGTGACGTTCTACGGCATGGCCACCTTCGAGGGGCCGCTGCTCTCCATCCGCGCGGTGAACGCGCTCTCCCACTACACGGACTGGACGGTGGGGCACGTGCATTCCGGAGCGCTGGGCTGGAACGGCTTCATGGCGGCGGGCATGTTCTACTGGCTGGCCCCGCGCCTGTGGCGGACGAAGCTGTGGTCCACCTCCCTGGCGAACATGCACTTCTGGGTGGGCCTGGTGGGCATCCTTCTCTACGTGGCCTCCATGTGGGTGGCGGGCATCATGCAGGGCCTCATGCTGGCACAGACGAACCCGGACGGCGCGACGCTGAAATACGAGTTTGTGGAGACGCTGAACTCCATCAACATCTACTACGGAATCCGTAGCTTCGGCGGGTTCCTGTTCCTCACCGGTTTCCTGATGTGCGCGGTGAACATCTTCATGACGGCGAGGAAAGGCCGGGCGGAGGATGAGACGGTGGAGGTGACGGTGCTGGAAAAGGCATCGAAGGACCGGATGACGCTGTCGGAGGCGCTCTCGTCGGATCCGGTGGTGCACGCGGTGCTGGCGCTGGCGTTCATGATCCTGTGGTTCCTGCTGCCCCCGCACGCGGACAAGGCGGCGCTGGTGGTGACCATCCTGCTGATCGCCAAGTCCGTCTCCGCGTTCCGGGCGGGAAAAGGCACATGGAGCGACTATTTCAACCGGCTGCTGGAGAACTACCTGCCCTTCACGGTGCTGATCTTCGCCGCGGCGGCGGTCGGCGGACTGGTGCAGATCATCCCCTCCCTGCTGGTGAACCGCGCGGTGAACGTGGAGGACCGCGTGCAGGTTCCCTACACTCCGCTGGAGCTGGCGGGCCGTGACATCTATGTCGCGGAGGGCTGCTACAACTGCCACTCCCAGATGATCCGCACGCTGGTGCCGGACGTGCTGCGCTACGGCCCCGGAGAGGACCAGGGATACAGCCGCCTGGGCGAATCCATCTACGACCACCCCTACCAGTGGGGGTCGAAGCGCACCGGCCCGGACCTCGCCCGCGAGGGCGGCGCGCTGGTGAAGGACGCGAAGCTCATGCGCAGCGGAAAGCGGGACAACCTTTGGCACTTCAACCACTTCCTCGACCCGCGCCAGATGTCCTCCGGCTCGAACATGCCCGCCTATCCGTGGTTGTTCGAAAACAAGACGGCGCTGAAGGAACTGCCCGCAAAGATCGCCGCACAGGCACGGCTGGGAGTGCCATGGCCTGCAATGACAAAGGACGGGATCGAGCAGAACGCCCGGGACCAGGCCATGGAAATCGCCTCCTCGCTGGTGACCGCCGGAGCCTTCCTGCCGGACAAGCCGGACCTGGGGCCGGAGGAACTGCGCCGCCATCTTTCCGAAACGCAGATCGTCGCGCTCATCGCCTACGTCCAGAAGATCGGCGTGTATGCCCCGGTGGAAAAGCCGCCGGTGAAGAACCCGACCCTGGATCCGGACGCCCACCGCAGCAGCTCCACCCGTTGA
- a CDS encoding c-type cytochrome translates to MDPKKQPEITHAEYASKKGEIALRPHEFDGIQEYDQTLPNWWLFIFHASVIALFGGWFLYYNLGLTKTDAENVDAQLQHIAQTKAKALEDMLSKLNDEALVGQWATDSAAVEAGRQIYQASCIACHGENLTASIDIGGGQKVNLPGLSLKDGEWKYGAKPMDIFRIINEGTPADSPGHNGAKMQAWGQTLPPLQVAQLTAFLIHENEAEFK, encoded by the coding sequence ATGGACCCGAAAAAGCAACCCGAGATCACCCACGCGGAGTACGCCAGCAAGAAGGGCGAGATCGCCCTCCGCCCGCATGAGTTCGATGGCATCCAGGAGTATGACCAGACCCTGCCGAACTGGTGGCTGTTCATCTTCCATGCCTCCGTCATCGCCCTGTTCGGCGGATGGTTCCTCTACTACAACCTGGGCCTGACGAAGACGGACGCGGAGAACGTGGACGCGCAGCTCCAGCACATCGCGCAAACCAAGGCGAAGGCGCTGGAGGACATGCTGTCGAAACTGAACGATGAGGCGCTGGTGGGCCAGTGGGCCACGGACAGCGCCGCGGTGGAGGCGGGCAGGCAGATCTATCAGGCGAGCTGCATCGCCTGCCACGGTGAGAACCTCACCGCCAGCATCGACATCGGCGGCGGCCAGAAGGTGAACCTCCCCGGCCTCTCGCTGAAAGACGGCGAGTGGAAATACGGCGCGAAGCCGATGGACATCTTCCGCATCATCAACGAAGGCACCCCCGCCGACAGCCCCGGCCACAACGGAGCGAAAATGCAGGCGTGGGGCCAGACGCTGCCGCCGCTGCAGGTGGCGCAGCTCACCGCTTTCCTAATCCATGAGAATGAGGCGGAGTTCAAGTGA
- the nagA gene encoding N-acetylglucosamine-6-phosphate deacetylase, translating to MKTLIRHARLVSPGWEREGSLLVEGGRIVSVHAAGETVKADEIFDAGGRIIMPGFIDIHSHGADGADVCDGTVEAVRHIARTKLREGVTTWLPTTLTQPADRLKDTLAACAVVMGEGGLCRMPGIHLEGPFINAAKAGAQNPEYVRPPDEAELRALHGIAPLRILSLAPEMPGALDLIRAARSLGITCSAAHTAATCAQVMEAKACGLSHLTHFGNAMTPLHHREIGVVGAGLLDDSLMLELICDGVHLSADMLSLVFRRVSGDRLMLITDSVAASWMPEGRMQLGGLDAEIRDGVVRLEDGTLAGSTLKFNEGVARVRDLTGLPLPEIACMTSWNQARSLGLEGLGKLEQGHHADLVMLEEDLSVHGVWVEGVRREDTPVLRLQW from the coding sequence ATGAAGACATTGATCCGGCATGCGCGTCTGGTCTCCCCGGGATGGGAAAGGGAAGGCTCGCTGCTGGTGGAGGGTGGGAGGATCGTCTCGGTGCATGCAGCGGGAGAAACGGTGAAGGCGGATGAAATCTTTGACGCAGGTGGAAGGATCATCATGCCGGGTTTCATCGACATCCACTCCCATGGGGCGGACGGGGCGGATGTCTGTGACGGCACGGTGGAAGCGGTGCGCCACATCGCCCGGACAAAGCTCCGTGAAGGAGTCACCACCTGGCTGCCCACCACGCTGACCCAGCCCGCGGACCGGCTGAAGGACACCCTGGCGGCCTGCGCGGTGGTGATGGGGGAAGGCGGACTCTGCCGGATGCCGGGCATCCACCTGGAAGGTCCGTTCATCAACGCGGCGAAGGCCGGTGCGCAGAACCCGGAATATGTGCGTCCGCCGGATGAGGCGGAGCTGCGGGCGCTGCATGGCATCGCCCCGCTGCGCATCCTTTCACTGGCACCGGAGATGCCGGGCGCGCTGGATCTCATCCGGGCGGCGCGTTCTCTCGGCATCACCTGCTCCGCCGCCCACACCGCCGCGACCTGTGCGCAGGTCATGGAGGCGAAGGCGTGCGGCCTTTCCCATCTCACCCATTTCGGAAACGCGATGACGCCGCTGCACCACCGGGAGATCGGCGTGGTCGGCGCGGGCCTGCTGGATGACTCGCTCATGCTGGAGTTGATCTGCGATGGCGTGCACCTCTCCGCGGACATGCTTTCGCTGGTGTTCCGCCGTGTTTCCGGTGACAGGCTCATGCTCATCACGGACTCCGTGGCGGCATCCTGGATGCCGGAAGGGCGGATGCAACTGGGAGGACTGGACGCGGAGATCCGGGATGGTGTGGTGCGTCTGGAAGACGGCACCCTCGCCGGTTCCACGCTGAAGTTCAACGAAGGCGTGGCCCGCGTGCGGGATCTCACCGGCCTGCCGCTGCCGGAGATCGCCTGCATGACTTCATGGAACCAGGCGCGGTCGCTGGGGTTGGAAGGACTGGGGAAGCTGGAACAAGGCCACCACGCGGACCTGGTGATGCTGGAGGAGGATCTCAGCGTCCATGGCGTGTGGGTGGAGGGAGTAAGGAGGGAGGACACTCCTGTCCTCCGGCTGCAATGGTGA
- a CDS encoding ABC transporter ATP-binding protein encodes MSDPTPAVEIRDLVKDFKTSFRRQMLRAVDGVSIRIMPGEVYGLIGPNGSGKSTTMKALLGLVAPTSGSCSIFGKDSLKTDSRHDVGFLPENPYFYKHLSGAETLRFYGKLCGLKGKELEDRIGHLLELVDLEGARDRRIGGYSKGMLQRIGLAQAMVQRPRLLILDEPTAGVDPLGSRQIRDLIFKLREQGITVFLCSHLLEQVQEVCDHVGMIFRGKIVRAGRLEDLIAIEEQTEIILRDAPPDLIREIHALVERSGTATMVRTGKPRTTLERLFLQETSRDEK; translated from the coding sequence ATGTCCGACCCCACGCCCGCCGTCGAAATCCGTGATCTGGTGAAGGATTTCAAAACCTCCTTCCGCCGCCAGATGCTGCGGGCCGTGGATGGCGTCTCCATCCGCATCATGCCCGGAGAGGTGTACGGCCTCATCGGCCCGAACGGATCCGGGAAATCCACCACCATGAAGGCGCTGCTGGGGTTGGTGGCGCCGACTTCCGGCAGTTGCTCGATCTTCGGCAAGGACTCTCTCAAGACGGACTCCCGGCATGATGTGGGCTTCCTGCCGGAGAACCCCTATTTCTACAAGCACCTCAGCGGTGCGGAAACGCTCCGCTTCTACGGCAAGCTCTGCGGGCTGAAGGGGAAGGAACTGGAGGACCGCATCGGCCACCTGCTGGAGCTGGTGGATCTGGAAGGGGCGCGGGACCGCAGGATCGGCGGCTACTCGAAGGGCATGCTCCAGCGCATCGGCCTGGCGCAGGCCATGGTCCAGCGGCCGCGCCTGCTGATCCTGGATGAGCCGACCGCCGGGGTGGACCCTCTGGGTTCCCGGCAGATCCGCGACCTGATCTTCAAGCTGCGGGAGCAGGGCATCACGGTTTTCCTGTGTTCCCACCTGCTGGAACAAGTGCAGGAAGTGTGCGACCATGTGGGGATGATCTTCCGCGGAAAGATCGTCCGCGCGGGGCGGCTGGAGGATCTCATCGCCATCGAGGAGCAGACGGAGATCATCCTCCGGGACGCGCCGCCCGATCTCATCCGGGAAATCCACGCGCTGGTGGAGCGCTCCGGCACGGCCACCATGGTCCGCACCGGCAAGCCCCGCACCACCCTCGAACGCCTGTTCCTCCAGGAAACCTCCCGCGACGAAAAATGA
- a CDS encoding ABC transporter permease subunit: MTPSPAIQAAPPAAKPQRASRAARIRIIATHTFTQLVRMKVFYFLAVFAVIALASNFFNLPQHSGPEAVDTNVLPLVKSWSLGTMTLFSVVMAIVSTALLLPKDIEDRTLYTILAKPVPRFDYLAGKLLGVLSLIFISLLAMDLLMTGILHIRTGMVLDAEITYAQQRGHPQEYLDAVRTDVLKHGPSWSLQGAVLAIFIRSAIVASIALFISTFSTSTLFTTIVGILIYFIGHFQADAMNVYLTSGSAAAKVATGLLSLVIPNFQLFNVIDAVIEGAVMPGLVLLKLAGLGLFYMVLYTVCSWFIFSDKEF; encoded by the coding sequence ATGACGCCCTCCCCCGCCATCCAGGCCGCCCCGCCGGCCGCGAAGCCGCAGCGCGCCTCCCGCGCCGCCCGCATCCGGATCATCGCCACGCACACCTTCACGCAGTTGGTGCGGATGAAGGTGTTCTATTTCCTGGCGGTCTTCGCCGTCATCGCGCTGGCCAGCAATTTCTTCAACCTGCCGCAGCACAGCGGGCCGGAGGCCGTGGACACCAACGTGCTGCCGCTGGTGAAAAGCTGGTCGCTGGGCACCATGACGCTGTTCTCCGTGGTCATGGCCATCGTCTCCACGGCGCTGCTGCTGCCGAAGGACATCGAGGACCGCACGCTCTACACCATCCTGGCGAAGCCGGTGCCGCGCTTCGACTACCTCGCGGGGAAGCTGCTGGGCGTGCTTTCGCTGATCTTCATCTCCCTGCTGGCGATGGACCTGCTGATGACCGGCATCCTCCACATCCGCACCGGCATGGTGCTGGACGCGGAGATCACCTACGCGCAGCAGCGCGGGCACCCGCAGGAATACCTGGACGCGGTGAGGACGGATGTCCTGAAACACGGCCCGAGCTGGTCGTTGCAGGGGGCGGTGCTGGCCATCTTCATCCGCTCCGCCATCGTCGCCTCCATCGCCCTGTTCATCTCCACCTTCTCCACCAGCACGCTGTTCACCACCATCGTCGGCATCCTGATCTACTTCATCGGCCACTTCCAGGCGGACGCGATGAACGTCTATCTGACGTCCGGCAGCGCCGCGGCAAAGGTTGCCACCGGCCTGCTGTCCCTGGTGATCCCGAATTTCCAGCTTTTCAACGTCATCGACGCGGTCATCGAGGGCGCGGTCATGCCCGGACTGGTGCTGCTGAAGCTGGCGGGGCTGGGGCTTTTCTACATGGTGCTCTACACCGTGTGCTCCTGGTTCATCTTCTCCGACAAGGAATTCTGA
- a CDS encoding metallophosphoesterase family protein, with product MRIAIFGDIHANLEALEAVLEDARAQGTTDYVCMGDIVGYNADPAACLEIVKEMNCPVIKGNHDEDASGEHSLESMNPVAAAALEWTRAQLTEEQRQWLRRLRMVRQVADFTIVHATLDQPANWNYVTNRFDAMSNFSYQFTQLCFHGHTHVPRVYVKSDKVHEVPAESIAIEPNSKYFINVGSVGQPRDGDWRACYAIYDIDHNLVVFRRVDYDIKKTQEKILAAGLPEMLAERLADGR from the coding sequence ATGCGGATCGCGATATTCGGTGACATTCACGCCAACCTGGAGGCTCTCGAAGCCGTTCTCGAGGACGCACGCGCCCAGGGCACCACCGACTACGTCTGCATGGGTGACATCGTCGGCTACAATGCGGACCCCGCGGCCTGCCTGGAGATCGTCAAGGAGATGAACTGCCCGGTCATCAAGGGCAACCACGACGAGGACGCCTCCGGGGAACATTCGCTGGAAAGCATGAACCCGGTGGCCGCCGCCGCGCTGGAATGGACCCGCGCCCAGCTCACCGAGGAACAACGCCAGTGGCTGCGCCGCCTGCGCATGGTCCGCCAGGTCGCGGACTTCACCATCGTCCACGCCACCCTCGACCAACCGGCGAACTGGAACTACGTGACCAACCGGTTCGACGCCATGTCGAACTTCTCCTACCAGTTCACCCAGCTCTGCTTCCACGGACACACCCACGTCCCGCGCGTCTATGTGAAGTCGGACAAGGTCCACGAAGTCCCCGCAGAATCCATCGCCATCGAGCCGAACTCGAAGTATTTCATCAACGTCGGCTCCGTCGGCCAGCCGCGCGACGGGGACTGGCGCGCCTGCTACGCCATCTACGACATCGACCACAACCTGGTCGTCTTCCGCAGGGTCGATTACGACATCAAGAAGACGCAGGAGAAGATCCTCGCCGCCGGCCTGCCGGAGATGCTCGCGGAACGGCTTGCCGACGGACGGTGA
- a CDS encoding GNAT family N-acetyltransferase: MRDLPEPPQRLTHAEVEIIFSHMTPENAPEGFVPGYHFVIRDARGREAGHINLRIGRTPHVTGVAGHIGYEILPKHRGHRYAEKACRALGPWAATFGMDLIITADPDNHASVSTIENLGASFLNEVDVPQDDPHFLRGSFRKRRYLWVPAGAE; this comes from the coding sequence ATGCGGGATCTCCCGGAGCCACCCCAGCGGCTCACCCATGCGGAGGTGGAGATCATTTTCTCCCACATGACTCCGGAGAACGCACCGGAGGGATTCGTCCCCGGCTACCACTTCGTGATCCGCGACGCCCGCGGCCGGGAGGCCGGACACATCAACCTCCGCATCGGCAGGACACCCCATGTCACCGGCGTCGCCGGCCATATCGGCTATGAGATCCTGCCAAAGCACCGCGGCCACCGCTACGCGGAAAAGGCGTGCCGCGCGCTCGGCCCATGGGCCGCCACCTTCGGCATGGATCTCATCATCACCGCGGATCCGGACAACCACGCGAGCGTCAGCACCATCGAAAACCTGGGCGCATCTTTCCTCAATGAGGTGGATGTCCCGCAGGATGACCCGCATTTCCTGCGCGGAAGTTTCCGCAAGCGGCGGTATCTCTGGGTGCCCGCCGGAGCGGAATGA
- a CDS encoding RNA-binding protein: MDIYVGNLPYTATEEDVTGLFAAYGPVERVKIITDRETGRSKGFAFVTLGDQSQLNASIEALNGYDFQGRALRVNASEPKESKPGGFRSGGGGYGGGGGGYGGERRGGGGGGYKGGGGGGYGGDRRGGGGGYKGGGGGGYGGDRRGGGGYKGGGDSWD, encoded by the coding sequence ATGGACATCTACGTGGGCAACCTGCCCTACACCGCTACCGAAGAAGACGTCACTGGTCTCTTTGCCGCCTACGGCCCAGTTGAACGGGTCAAAATCATCACCGACCGCGAAACCGGCAGATCCAAGGGATTCGCCTTCGTGACACTCGGCGACCAAAGCCAGTTGAACGCTTCCATCGAGGCGCTTAATGGATACGATTTCCAAGGCCGCGCGCTCCGCGTGAACGCCTCGGAACCAAAAGAGTCCAAGCCAGGCGGCTTCCGCAGCGGCGGTGGCGGCTACGGTGGCGGCGGCGGCGGCTACGGCGGTGAACGCCGTGGTGGTGGCGGCGGCGGCTACAAAGGTGGCGGCGGCGGCGGTTACGGCGGAGATCGCCGTGGCGGTGGCGGCGGCTACAAAGGTGGCGGCGGCGGCGGTTACGGCGGAGATCGCCGTGGCGGTGGCGGCTACAAAGGCGGCGGTGACAGCTGGGATTGA